In Electrophorus electricus isolate fEleEle1 chromosome 12, fEleEle1.pri, whole genome shotgun sequence, a single window of DNA contains:
- the clint1a gene encoding clathrin interactor 1a has product MLNMWKVRELVDKATNVVMNYSEIESKVREATNDDPWGPSGQLMGEIAKATFMFEQFPEVMNMLWFRMLKDNKKNWRRVYKSLLLLAYLVRNGSERVVTSAREHLYDLRSIESYHCIDENGKDQGVNVRQKVKEMVEFVQDDDRLREERKKAKKNRDKYIGVSSDSMGGFRYGDKYESRSKWDDDWEGNKGAFPFSEKLGEISDKIGSTIDDTINKFRKKDRDDSPDRFSESEEDKNREAYNGKSGRSEFKDEEETVTTKSFKILQATETTATRKRGAIPSKTIDLGAAAHYTGDRLAANTNVSKIAESGVGQPAGGLVDLFGADPGPAQPASRGLGSDLIGGFADFSSPAATASLPSAPAPSGHGDFGNWNIFSEGQAATPATQPANPADRDLFGSLPPAPAHSHTSGTTTPSADLFGLMGPSLATSISASQSMNFSMSSIQNISLPMSKSQPLQSMGTPLLPQQPEAQRQDAKPVMPSTWSDSSVNISLDYLGPGMQPPKPTQPTLNMMQQQGVPVNMMAQGFAGMNLGMQSGPAPIRPVASPTMGNLGMQPAMAGGAMGMAPMGSMPLGQGMMGMNMGVPAVGMGMPGTVGMGMRMPMPVMGMGSAMVQPKQDAFADFANFGK; this is encoded by the exons ATGCTGAACATGTGGAAAGTTAGAGAACTGGTTGATAAAGC AACCAATGTTGTCATGAACTATTCAGAAATTGAATCTAAGGTTCGAGAGGCCACAAATGATGACCCATGGGGGCCCTCTGGCCAATTAATGGGAGAGATAGCCAA AGCCACGTTCATGTTTGAACAGTTTCCAGAAGTCATGAACATGCTGTGGTTCCGAATGCTAAAAGACAACAAGAAAAACTGGAGGAGGGTTTACAAG TCTCTACTTCTGCTGGCATACCTGGTACGAAACGGATCAGAGCGGGTAGTCACCAGTGCCAGAGAACACTTGTATGATCTGCGTTCCATTGAGAGCTATCACTGCATAG atgAAAACGGGAAAGACCAAGGTGTCAACGTGCGGCAGAAAGTGAAGGAGATGGTGGAGTTTGTGCAGGATGACGACAGGCTTCGAGAGGAAAGGAAGAAGGCCAAGAAGAACAGAGACAAATACATCGGCGTGTCCTCTGACAGCATGGGGGGCTTCAGATACG GAGACAAGTACGAGTCGCGCTCCAAGTGGGACGATGACTGGGAAGGCAATAAAGGTGCCTTTCCCTTCAGCGAGAAACTGGGAGAAATCAGCGACAAGATTGGCAGCACCATCGATGACACCATCAACAAGTTCcgcaagaaagacagagatgacTCACCCGACAGATTCAG TGAGTCCGAGGAGGACAAAAATCGTGAAGCCTACAACGGGAAGTCAGGCAGGAGTGAGTTCAAAGATGAGGAAGAGACGGTAACCACCAAAAGTTTTAAAATTCTTCAGGCCACAGAAACTACTGCCACACGAAAGAGAGGCGCCATCCCCTCAAAAACTATAGACCTGGGAGCCGCTGCCCATTACACCGGAGATAGACTTGCTGCTAACACAAATGTCAGCAAG ATAGCAGAGTCAGGTGTGGGCCAGCCTGCTGGTGGCCTGGTGGACCTGTTCGGGGCAGATCCTGGTCCCGCACAGCCAGCCTCTAGAG GTTTAGGCTCAGACCTAATTGGAGGTTTTGCTGATTTCTCTTCGCCTGCAGCTACAGCCAGTCTTCCTTCAGCACCTG CGCCCAGTGGTCATGGGGACTTTGGGAACTGGAACATTTTCTCAGAAGGCCAGGCAGCCACGCCTGCCACTCAGCCTGCGAACCCTGCAGACAGAGACCTGTTTGGCAGCCTGCCACCTGCCCCTGCACACTCCCACACCTCAGGCACCACAACACCTTCTGCAGACCTCTTCGGCCTTATGGGTCCATCTCTCGCTACCAGCATCAGCGCATCCCAAAGCATGAACTTCTCCATGAGCAGCATTCAGAACATCAGCCTGCCCATGTCCAAATCACAG CCTCTGCAGAGCATGGGGACGCCACTGTTACCGCAGCAGCCTGAGGCCCAGAGGCAAGACGCCAAGCCCGTCATGCCCTCCACCTGGTCCGACTCCAGCGTCAACATCAGTCTGGACTACCTGGGTCCTGGCATGCAACCCCCTAAGCCAACACAGCCCACGCTCAACATGATGCAGCAGCAAG GAGTCCCTGTCAACATGATGGCACAAGGCTTTGCCGGCATGAACCTGGGCATGCAGTCTGGCCCTGCCCCCATCCGGCCCGTCGCCAGTCCCACGATGGGAAACCTGGGGATGCAGCCTGCCATGGCAGGAGGTGCTATGGGCATGGCTCCCATGGGAAGCATGCCACTCGGCCAGGGCATGATGGGAATGAACATGGGCGTGCCTGCAGTCGGTATGGGAATGCCAGGCACTGTGGGCATGGGGATGAGAATGCCAATGCCAGTCATGGGCATGGGCTCTGCCATGGTACAGCCAAAGCAAGATGCCTTTGCTGATTTTGCCAACTTTGGGAAATGA